GTCAATCCTTTAGAATAGGCAATGCCAAGTGTTCCAGCCAGTAAACCAAGGATAATCATAAACAAGAGCGCTATTGGATGAATCACAGGGTAGGGGATCGTTTGTAACACGGGGTGATTCCCCATGATTGCATCAAAAACTGTAGACCCTGTAACTGCAGCTAAAAAAACGGGCATAATAGCCCCCATCGCATAACTGCCTAATATAATTTCTAAGCCAAAAAAACCACCTGCAATCGGCGCATTAAATGTCGCCGCAATGCCTGCTGCTGCCCCTGATGCTAAGAGAAGGGAAATATACTTATCGGAGAGCCGTAGCCGTTGTCCAAGAATCGAACCAAAAGCGCCACCGATTAACGCAATCGGACCTTCTCGTCCCACGGATCCACCTGCACCGAGCGTGATTGCAGGTGCTATTATACCAAAAAAAGCGACACGCGGACGAATCTTGCCGCCACGCAAAGCAAGCGATTCTAGTAATTGTGGTACCCCGTGGCCTTTGACTTCTTTTGCAAAGAAATGTGTAATGAGTCCAACAAGCAATAACCCTAAAGCTGGAATCAAAGCGCGCAGTGGAGAATGTGTGACAGGTATCATAGAAAACCATGAGGCAAATAAATGAATCATACCCCTAAATAAAATAGCTCCTAGTCCACCGATCACTCCGATCAAGATCGCAAGTAAACCCACAATGATGGGTTCACGATACGGATGGATTAGCCAGCGCTGCAATGGTGACTGTTTAGGCCGAGCTGGTGCAATCACGGATGACAATACAAGATCCCCTTATGTACAATGTGAAATTTGATAAAACATAGGTGTGATAGAAGTCCACGACAAAATGAAAGTATGTACATATAGTGTACATGACTATAAGAGCAGGAGTAAAGGTTTATTTAAGCTAAACGAAACGGGGTGTCGATGTGAACGCTGCTACATCTAATTCTGTGCAAAATAAAATAAAGCACAGGAATAGTGAACAGTCTCATCGCCCATCACATCATTCGCAGCAGACACCTCCTGAATCCGTGCGATGGATGGTTACCTTTCTCATTTTGCTTGTTCGCTTTATTTTTGTCCCTGTCTCTATGTACAATACGTTCCTAAACCTCTTTATCATTGTCTCCTTGTTGCTCGTCGCATCAACGACAGATTTCGCAGTTACACGTATTTTATTTTTAATCGTCATCTTCACAACATTTGAACCTGCCCAATATGGCGAACACGAGGAACAGACCAAAGGATCGTTGCTCATCCCCAAATCAAAAAGCCTGTCTTCTTGTACACCATAGAAGACAGGCTCATCTTTTCATCCCATTAGATTAAAATCACAATAGTTCCGCGCTACTTAATTGAGTTCCTTAAACTGCGTGACATACTCTTCTAAAGTATGATGTAACGCTTCACCAATGTTGGCATACGCCTCATCCTCTAAATTAGCCAAAGAGACTCGAATTGACCAATTCGGTCCATGAAATCCTCCACCATTTAGTAAAACAATGGCTGATTGTTCAGCTAAGCGAAAAAGAATATCCACTGGTTCGTACTCTTGTTGAAGATACTTTGTGAATTTTTCACCATAGTGATGTTGAGCCCATTCACCAAGATCAAACTCTGTATAATAGGCGGCATCATACGGATCCTTTCGTGCCTCTATTCCTAATCCATCAAACAATAGCTTCTTGCGGCGACGACAGATGTCTTTAGTTAGTTGCTTATATCGTCCTTTGTGATCAAGTAAGGCAAACGCTGCGAAAAAAGCCATCTGTACTTGTTGAGGTGTAGACAAACCTGCTGTATGGTTTAATGCTACTTGACGACTATCTGCCACCAATCGATCGATGAAGCGTAATTTTGAGGGATGCAACGATAGAGAACCATAACGCTTTTTAAGTTGCTCTTGCTTGACTTCTGGTAATTGCTGAATTAATTGGTCAAACACATTATGGTGTTGTACGGATATGACACCAAGTCGCCATCCGGTAACACCAAAATACTTAGAAAATGAGTAGACCCCTATCGTATGAAAGGGCAAGTCTGCCATTAACGAGTGATAATCATCTACAAATGTCCCATACACATCATCAGATATAATCATTAATTGGCGATTATGCTTCGATACAACCTCCTTTAGGAGTTCGCGAGATTTTGGGTTCATTGCAACAGAAGGAGGGTTACTCGGATTCACAAGAAACAAAGCTTTAATAGTTGGATCACATAGCTTATCTATTTCTGATTGTGGATACTGCCATGTATGAACGTCATTTTCTGTCATTTCTGTGGCACGAATCTCGACTATTTCAAAATTGTATTTTGATAGCTGAGGAATTTCAATATACGGAGGAAAAATAGGAACCATGAGGGCAATCTTATCTCCAGATTCCAGTAAATAGTTGGCGTAAAGCGTCTCAAAAATATAACACATCGCAGCTGTGGCACCCTCTACAGAAAACAAATCGAAGTTCCCTAAAGATGCCTCACTATGCGCCATTTCTGCAAGCACATAATCGTGAACAATTTGTTCTACGTGTACAAGCATTCGATCTGGAAGTGGATAATTGTCTCCAATAATGCCATCTACAAGTTCAAATACCCACTGATCCGGGTGGAAATGCCGTTGTTCAATGCCATAATTAATGATGTCCATCAGTAACTTGACACCTGGTTGCTCTCTATGTTTGTTTACATATGCGT
The genomic region above belongs to Sulfoacidibacillus ferrooxidans and contains:
- the aspD gene encoding aspartate 4-decarboxylase codes for the protein MNDNKQEESQESRRKMERPYEGISPFEFKNELIRLAKDNEKKSARTMLDAGRGNPNWTAATPREAFFVFGQFAVEETRRVWNEGDLAGQPKQDGIAQRLDAYVNKHREQPGVKLLMDIINYGIEQRHFHPDQWVFELVDGIIGDNYPLPDRMLVHVEQIVHDYVLAEMAHSEASLGNFDLFSVEGATAAMCYIFETLYANYLLESGDKIALMVPIFPPYIEIPQLSKYNFEIVEIRATEMTENDVHTWQYPQSEIDKLCDPTIKALFLVNPSNPPSVAMNPKSRELLKEVVSKHNRQLMIISDDVYGTFVDDYHSLMADLPFHTIGVYSFSKYFGVTGWRLGVISVQHHNVFDQLIQQLPEVKQEQLKKRYGSLSLHPSKLRFIDRLVADSRQVALNHTAGLSTPQQVQMAFFAAFALLDHKGRYKQLTKDICRRRKKLLFDGLGIEARKDPYDAAYYTEFDLGEWAQHHYGEKFTKYLQQEYEPVDILFRLAEQSAIVLLNGGGFHGPNWSIRVSLANLEDEAYANIGEALHHTLEEYVTQFKELN